The genomic window TGATGCGATCAGTATCCCGTTTTTTTATTCAGGATTCTTTAGGCTATCGTAAAACCTTATTGCAAAAAGGAGAAGTTGAAGCTAACATAGATCGTATGTACCGCTACGGGAGTACTGTTCTTCAGCAAAAAATACATAGCAATTCTTTAAACGAAGCCTTTGAAGGTAAATCCGGGGTAATAGAAGATTCGGATTATCGGGGGATTGAAGTTATACGCCATTATGAACCCCTTAATTTTCCCGGATTGGACTGGGCAATTGTTTCAAAAAAAGATAAAGAAGAATCTTTTCAACCTGTGACTGAATTTAATAAGAGTATTTTTATACAAACATTAGTCCTTATCTTATGTATTACGTTGTTATCTTTAATTTTAGCCAACCGCTTTGTAAAACCAGTGGAAAAACTTACCCAAGCGGCAAAACAGTTAATTAATGGAGACACTTCACAAAAAGTGGTAATTAAATCTAAAGATGAATTCGGGGTACTAGGAGATACGTTTAATACAATGATCGGACAACTGGACGAGCAAAAGAAAGCAATTCAAGATCAACTACAGGAAAATCAAAATCTTTTAGAAAATTTTGTTCCTCCGGATTTTATCAACCGGATTAAAAAAGGCGAACGTACCTTTGCTGATGAATATCAGAATGTATCTTTTATTACCGTAGATATTGTAGGTTTTGGAGCATTGACCAATCAGGTGGGAGCTAAAAAATCCGCTACGATTCTAAATGACTTAGTAGATGCTTTTGACGAAGCAGCTGCCAGAAACTATGTAGAAAAATTACGTACTGTAGGAGATACATATTTTGCCGCCTGTGGTTTATTTGAACCCCGTTTAGACCATGCGAAGCGCATTGTACAATTCGCATTAGAAATTAAACAATTACTCGCACAAATTAATCTTAACCGAAAGTTGGATTTACAAATGAAAACCAGCGTGCATACGGGTAATGTGATGGCTGGAATCGTAGGCACAGATAAGTTTAGTTTTGATGTCTGGGGTGAAACGATCAATTATTTATTTACCATGAACCATAAAACTCAAGATATATCGCTGGTATTATCAGAAGAAGTTACCGAGCGATTAAGCGATTTATATACATTTACCCCCGTTGGGGAAGGTACGATGTCAGGAAAAAGAATTTTTACCATAAAAACGGTGTAGAGTGGAGACATGGTTTACTAATTTTACGGAGTTAAGTCCTATCTGGCATTGGGGTTTTGGGTTATTAATTGGTTTTCCGTTATTAGTGGTATTACTCAATGAGATAGGTTATTTTGCCACACAACGTGACCCGCACTTAGGTAAACCTATCCAATCGGTTCGGAACTTTATTTTACCCTTAGGAGTTCTGGTTATTTTACTAGTTCGCATTTTTAATTTCGATCGGGATTCACTTGCTATTAATATCCTAGAAACGCTTATTGGGGTATTGGCTATTAATACCGGCCTTACGCTGGTTACACGGTTCTTTTTTAGTAAAGATGGCTTTTCACTTTTTAGTAAAAACGTTCCTCAATTATTCCTGGATATTATACGGGTATTTTTAGTGCTAGTTGGATCTGCCATATTACTTTCTGCGGTGTGGAATGTAGAACTGGGCGGATTGGTCACAGCATTAGGTTTAGGATCTTTTGTGTTAGGTTTAGCTTTGCAGGATACGCTGGGTAATCTGTTTTCCGGTATTGCTTTGGTTTACGAAAAACCTTTTGAAGTAGGTGATTACATTAAAGTAGATGAGCGCTATGGTAAGGTTATAGAAATGAATTGGCGAGCCGTACATATATTAACCCGTGAAAAAGAGTTGATCGTCATACCGCACTTGATGGTTGGTCAGAATGTTATCATGAATTTTAGTAAACCTACTAAAGTTCATATCATCAAACAAATAGTCAATTTCTCCTATCAAGATCCCCCAAATACGGTAAAAGAAGCCTTACTAAATACCTGTTTAAACACTCCCGGTATTCTTGATCATCCGGAACCTGAAGTTAAAACAAATACCTACGGTGATTCGGCAATTCAGTACGAAGTAGAATTTGGGATTAACTCTTTTGAATTTCATGAAGAAATTACCGATGCTTTTATGACCCGGGTCTGGTACGCTGCCCAACGCTATCATCTTACCATACCTTATCCGCAACTTACCCTGCATCGCGCGGAAAATACGATTCCCCCGAAGGAAACCTATGCTAATGAATTAGATAAGAAGTTAAAAGAATTACCTAGTCAATTACCTCTGGAATCTTATAAAAAATCATTAGCTGAAAGCGGAAGAATTCTATATTTTGGGGCGGGTGAAATAATTATTCGTCAGGGTGATGCCACCGGAGTTATTTATATTTTGATACAGGGGGAAATTGAATTATTAATCAAAGGAAATACGGGAAAAGACATTTTAGTAAATACAATTAGCGAGGGAGACTTTTTTGGCGAAGTAGCCTTGCTGTCCGGAAGGAGAAGTTCTATGACTGCCAAAGCTAAAAATGATGTAAAAGCAGTCAAACTTACTCCGGATGAAGTCCGAAATATGGTCAGTAACAACCAAAACCTTGCTTATAAAATGGACGAAGTAATGGATAGCCGAAGAAAAAGTGCTAAAAAACAAGCAAAAAAGGAGGGAAGTGCTTCTGGAAAATTATAAAGAGTTTAAAAAAAGAAACGGTTGTACTATCGTTCCTTTTCTAGTTACACTATTACTCCAAAATTAGATATTATTCCTTTTTATTTTTCTCCAAATAAGAAACTACCTCATGTGCCACCGCTGCGGAAGTCAGGTTGCTTTGACCGGTAATTACCCTGCCGTCTACTACATAATGAATATCATCTCTTTTACCGTAAGTAAAAGTTCCACCATGCTTTTCAATAGTTTCTCCAATTAAAAAAGGAAAAGATGTAAAGTACGGTTTTTCTACATTTTCATAAGCTTCCGGCCATCCGCTAATTTCTTTATTGGCTACCAGATAATTTTCATCTTTTGTCTTTAAATTGACAATACCGGCGGTTCCATGGCATACCGCAGATATAATTCCGTTTTGTTTTTCATAAATTGACATTGCAATAGCCTGGATTTCTTTATTTTCCGGTACATCAAACATCGCAGCTCCTCCACCTACATAATAAACGGCATTATAACTCGAAGGATTTACCTCTGTTGGCTTTTTAGTATACTTTAAGCGGTTCATAAAAGGTTGATTTTCATAATAAGCCTTTTGAATGGTATCATTTTTAGCATAATAAACAGAGGAGATAGCCCCACCTTCCGGACTGACAAAATCTACGTAATATCCGGCTTTTATAAAGGTATCATAAGCCAACACTATTTCAGAAAAACTAGTCCCCGTTTTAATAGTGGTACCTTTATAGAAATCAGCGTTTGAAACTATAAACAAGATTCTTCCGTGATGTTCTTGTTTTTTCTTGGTGGCAGTTTTACTTACTATTTTCCACTGACTTTCAATATTTTTGAGTAAGAACAAATCTGTGAAGATTAAATCCGCTTCGGGAATCACAATTTCAACCTGAGCGGTAGCAATGTCGTTGTCAATAGCAATAGACAAGATGTTTCCAATTCGGCCACTAAAACTACCTTTTTCTTTATCCTTATAAAATGCAACATACTCGTCTGATGATAGACGTTTTTCTCCATCTCTCAAGGTTAAATACAAAGTCGCGTTATTGCTAAAGGCACTTTGAAGTTGTTCAGCATTATTAAAAGAGCTTCCGTTAATATAATTATTTAAAACTTCTGCAACAGCCATATCATCTGTAGACTGCGCTTTTATACCTATGATGGTAAGATTAATAAAAGTAAAAAGTAGGATTTTGAATTTCATTTGTATTGTTTTTATGATTTGCGGTAAATCTCTAAAAACAATAGAAAACGGTGGTTCGAAGTTATAATTGAAAGGTTCAGAATTATAATTTCGGACTAAAACCTCTTGATTTTTCCTTTTTATACTCAGCTGGTGTTTTTCCAGTTAGTTTTTTAAAAGTAGTATAAAAGGTAGATTTTGAGCTGAACCCTGCTTCAATACCTATAGCTTCCAGGGTATATTTTGAGTCATGTACTAGTAGTTGTTTTGCTTCTTCCACTCTCCATTCGTTGATATAAGAGGAGAATGATTTTCCTAAATTATCGTTTAGCAGTTGCGATAATTTATGAGCAGAAATGTTCAATTTGGTTGCAAGGTTTTTTAGTTTGATTTCACTATCCGTATATAATTTTTCTTCTGACATTAGTACTTTTAACTTATCCAATAATAATTCAGCTTCTGGTAAAGTGATTTTTTTAGTAGCATATTTATATTCTTCTTTATTAAAAATATCCTTTCTGTTTTTTTTAAACAATAAAAAGAAAATCAGCAAATAGGATACTACCGAAAAAGAAATAGCCCCAGAAATATACCAGGTTTTTCCACCCACATTATAGGCAATAAAGATGGCTAAAACACTTGCACAAACTACAAGTAACCATACTTCTTGTAGGCTGCAAGAAGTTTTTTTTCTAAAGAATTTTACGATAACCTTTCTAAGGGTATATATGGTTAATGCAATATAAATACCCCATATTAAGTAAATAAATTGTACAAAATGAGGGTTCCAAAAGGCTCTTTCTGTTTGGTAGGGCTTCCAAATACCCACTGTCGTAATAAATACAGCTAATAAACTTATATGTATTTTCCACGATTGTGGAATACGCTTTATATTTTGTAGGGTAGCCAGGGTATAATAATACAGCATAACTCCAATAAGAAAACAAGCAGAAAGACCCATCTGAATGTATAGAAATACGTAATTTTTATTGTATACCATATAAACTGATTTACCTATACGAATACTAAGCATTAGGATTAACAGGCCTAAAAAATAGTTAGGTAATTTGTTCTCTTTGCGAAAGAAAAGCAGGTAAAAACTAAGTAAAAAACCGTTAAAAACTCCGAGAGCGCTAAAGAAAAATACAAGTTGACTTTCTAAGTTCACTTACAATATAGATTTAAGGGGTATTAGATGCTTAGATTAAAAACAAAAACTGATAGTAGTGCTAATATATTCAATTTATCAAATACTCAACTTTTTTTAGAACTGTTATATATACTATATTGGTCAAAAGTTAAAATCAGTATATTGGTAAAAGTTGAAGGTTATTTCATTAAAAGTTGGTTAGACTCAGGATATTCCATCTGATTAGATTAAGTGCAAACTGATGTAAAAATTATTATTTTTTAGTGTTATAATGGTAAATATGACTTATAATGCCTATATTTAACCATTATATTGGTATAATATGTTAGATATAACTACAATAAAAGAGGTTAAAGTCAAAATTGGCAAGGTATGTAAAGCACTTCGTAAATCAAATGAGCTCTCTAGAGATGAACTAGCAGAAATGCTTGATGTCTCTAGTACCACTATTCAAAACATCGAGAATGGTAAAAATGCTACCCTCGATACTATTTTAAAAGTAGCAAATCATTTTGGATTACTACCATCTATAGCCAATCAAATAGATAAAGTCATTGTTGATCAAAATGACGTTTCACTATATTAATAGATGGCTAGGGATAAAATCATAGCTATAATTGCTTTTGGTCAAGAGATTGGCAAATTAGGCTATGATATAGACCAAGGTAAATCTTTTTTTCAATATAATCCTGAATTTTTAGATACTGGAAAATACTCAAAACTGTTTCCGTTTATTTTCAAACGTACCAAATCAGCGCAGGTATTTACGGAATACCAACAAGATACGTTTCAAGGTTTACCGCCAATGATAGCGGATTCGTTGCCTGATACCTTTGGAAATATTATTTTTCAAGAATGGTTAACAGCAAGAGGTATCCAAAAAGTGACACCGTTGGAACAGTTGGCATATGTAGCCGATCGTGGTATGGGAGCCTTAGAATACAAACCCGTAAAAGAGCTACCCAATACTTCATCTATAAATATTAATGAAATCATTAGCATCTTAGAAAAAGTATTGAAACTAAAAGAAGATACGTCTGGGGTAGCCCTTAATGATTTGTCTTTACTAAATGTTTTCAAAATAGGAACGTCTGCGGGTGGTGCCAGACCTAAAATCTTAATCTCAGAACATAAAGAAACTGGTAAAATCATAGCTGGAGATAGCGTAACAAGCGAGGACTACAACCACTATCTAGTCAAGTTACATCTTGATAATAGTGATGGCTATAACAAAGAAAAAGTAGAATACGCCTATTATTTACTAGCGCAAGAAGCAGGTATTGATATGATGCCCTCTAAGTTGATAGAAGATAAGCACTTCGCCACACTTAGATATGATAGACAAAACGGAGAAAAACAGCACGTATTAACCGTAACAGGTTTAACGGGTTGGGACTTCAAAAGTCAACCAGAAAACTCGTCCTACGAGAATGTTTTTAAAGTAGCCTTAGCATTAGAAGTACCACATAAAGACTTACAACAGTTGTTTAAGCGTATGGTGTTCAATCTTATCTTTAGAAATGTAGATGACCATTTAAAGAACCATAGTTTTATCTATAACAAAGAAAAGAATAGTTGGAATTTAGCACCCGCATATGATTTGACCTATGCACTCAACCCACTATTTACATTTAAAACTACCTCTAGGGCTTTGTCTATTAATGGAAAGCGTACCGAGATTACTGCAAAAGACTTGCTAATGATTGCGGAAAAGTTTGTTATTAAGAATCCCAAGGGGATCGTTAAAGAGGTGCAGGCGTTAATTCCAAGATGGATGGAGGTTGCTGGGAAATTAGACATACCTGAGAATATAAACAAAGCAATCCAAAAAGAAATAAACCGAATTGAATAAATTTAATTTTAGTATTATCCAAGTTCAATTGGAAATCGATGTTAGAATCTAATCTAATACAGATAAAGAGATATGAGTGAAATTAAGAATTTAACAGATTTACTAATAAAATTTAGGGATGATAGAGATTGGAAACAATTTCACAATTCTAAGGATTTAGCTTTAGCAATTTCTATTGAGGCATCAGAATTAAATGAGCTCTTTTTATGGAAATCTAATGAAGATGTTGATAAAGAACGGTTAAAAGAAGAATTGGCAGACATTATTTCATTTGTTTTACTGCTTGCAGAAAAACACAACCTTGATCCTTCCCAAATTGTAAAAGATAAAATTAAGCTTAACGCACAAAAATATACCGTTGAAAAATCAAAAGGGTCTGCTAAAAAGTATAATCAATTATGATTGGCAAGGAAGCTTTTAAAATTGAAATACATGATTTCAATATCTCAAGTATAGATGCACTAGATAATTTTTATGCGAACAATCTTTGGCCTGTGGTATACTTACTTCATGATGAAATAGTAAAAGAAGCCTACGTCGGAGAAACTACCGATACGATTATTCGTCTTAAGACTCATTTAAAAAACAGTAGAAAGAATTCACTAAAAACGTTTAGGCTTATAAGTAGTCCTTCTTTTAATAAATCTGCCACACTAGATATTGAATCACTGTTGATTAAATATCTTTTTGGAGATGGACAGTACAAATTGCTCAATGCAAATTTGGGTATAGCAAATCATAATTACTATCAAAAGAAAGAAGTATATCTAAGTATTTTCAAGAACATTTGGAATCGACTAAGAGGAGAAGGTGTTGCCAAACATTCTTTGTCTCATATAGATAATTCGGATTTATTTAAATATTCTCCATACAAAAGCCTAACAAATGAACAAATAGAAGGACTTCAAGTGATACTTGATAGTTTATTAAATGATACAGTTCGTAGAACTTTTATTGAAGGAGCTGCCGGAACGGGGAAGACAATATTGGCGATTTTTCTCTTCAAGTTGTTAAACTCAGATAGCGCAGAATTCAATTACAGAGATTTTGGTAATGATGAAATTATAATTAGACACAAAGTAGAAAAATTAAAAGATAAGCTAGTTTTACCTAAGATTGCGCTAGTAGTACCCATGTCTTCTCTCAGAAATACGTTAAAGAAGGTTTTTAAAAATATACAGGGATTAAAAGCTAACATGGTGATAGGACCTGCTGAACTTGGGAAAAATAAATATGATATTATAATTGTTGATGAATCTCATAGGTTGAGGAGAAGAGTAAATTTAGGTGCTTATTTTGGTGCGTTTGACAAGATTAACGCTAAACTTAATCTTGAAAAATTGAAAGGTAATGAATTAGACTGGGTATTACTACAAAGTTCAAAATCTATCCTTTTTTATGATGATGCTCAATCAATAAAACCATCTGACATTCCGAAAGATGACTTTGATGCTCTCAAGTCTCAAAAAAATACTCAAATAAAATATTTACGTTCTCAATTTAGGGTGAAAGGAGGTAATTCTTACGTAACATTTATTGATAATTTACTTAACTGTAAATTAAAGGAAACAAATGAAATTTATACTGATAAAAATTACGACTTTCTACTCTTTGACAATATCCATTCATTTGTAAAAGAAATCAAAAAAAGAGATAAAGAGGTCGGATTGTCACGAATGATCGCTGGCTATTCCTGGAAATGGATCTCCAATAAGAATGGCAATTTATGGGATATTATAATTGAGGATGTTAAGCTAAAATGGAATTCTACAAATATAGATTGGATTAATTCACCAAATGCTATTAATGAAGTTGGCTGTATTCATACCACTCAAGGATATGATCTAAACTATGCAGGTATAATTTTTGGGAATGAGATATCATATTCTAAAGAAAAAAAGGAAATCTTTATTAAAGAAAAAAACTATTTTGATATAAATGGAAAACAATCTATCAGTGATCCAAAAATTTTACACGCGTATATCCTAAATATTTATAAAACTTTAATGCTTAGAGGTATAAAAGGAACATACCTATATGCTTGTGATGAAAACTTGAGAGAATATCTATCGTCTCATGTTGAACAATACGAATTAACCGAAACAATTATTGAATCTTCAAGATTAAAAATGAGTGGTGATCATTTTGAAAATAGTATTCCTTATTTTGATCTTCAAGTTGCAGCCGGAAGTTTCAGTGAACTACAAAAAGCAAACTTAACTAGATGGATAGAATTACCAAAATATATGAGATTTTCAGAAGATTATTTTTCTTGTACAGTGATTGGCGAATCTATGAACAAAATTATTCCAAATGGGTCTATTTGTTTGTTCAAAAGATATAGAGGTGGATCACGAAATGGTAAAATAGTTTTGGCACAATCATATGAGATTCAAAATGATTGTTTTGGAGCTGGCTATACAGTTAAAGAATATTCGAGTATTAAAAAAAATAACGAACAAACATGGGAACACGAATCGATAACGTTACGTCCCAGATCTTTTAATAATTCTTTTATCCCTCTACAACTTGCACAACATGAAATGGAAAGTTTTAAAATTATTGGAATTTTTGAAAGAATTTTAATTTAATAAAAGTAAGAATGTGTAATGTACTTAAGAGCATGTTTAAACTAAATTTTCGGATAATTTTTTTGTTAAAAAGCTGGATAGTCTAAACTTTGTAGTTGACTAAAACAACAATGTTTATGCAATCTAAATATAACAGATTAACTACCCAGCAATGGGAATATATGGAATTATTTTTACCTAAGAAAACCCGGGGGCATTATAAACTACGGGATATTGTAGACGCTATTTTATGGCAACTCCGTACAGGTACTCAGTGGCGTAACCTCCCGGATAGTTTTCCAAAATGGCAAAGTGTATACTATTACTTTCGCAAATGGCAAAAAGATGGGACACAAGAGAGATTAAATATTGAGCTTAACAAAATGGAGCGGAACCGACAAGGGAAAGAACCAACACCTAGCTTGTTATCCATTGATAGTCAATCCATAAAGTCCGGTCCTTTTACAAGTATGTCAAAAGGGGTTGACGGTAATAAAAAGGTAAATGGCCGTAAACGTCACGTAATTACTGATACGTTAGGTTTAGTTTGGGGGGTTGTTGTAGGGGCTGCCAATGAAGCTGATGGGGTAGTAGCCAACAAAGTTGTGGAACCTTTATTAGGGTACCTGGATAGGATGGAAAAAATAGTAGCTGATCATGCCTACAAAACAATATTTAAGAGGTGGGCTGAAGAAAATGTAATTGGACTTGAGGTAAAGATATCATCAACTCCCCCATCCACAAAAGGTTTTGTTCCCTTGAAGTGGAGATGGGTAACTGAAAGGACTTTCGGTATCTTCAACTTCTTCAGAAGACTCGATAAAGACTATGAAAAAACGAAGGAAAGTCAAGAATCTTGGGTATTATGGCAGAATTGTCAAATCATTCTCAATAGAATAAGGTAATTTATAAGAATCTTATTTAAACATGCTCTAATTCCTAAGAAAGCCAACCCAAAAACTAGAAGATTGCTAAACTGTCTTAAACTTTGGGGAACTATTTATCAAACTTAGGGAAAAAGTAAGAATAAATATAGATGATGTAAGTGAGTTGTAAATTAATATGGTAAAATATAAAAAAGTAAATTAAATGGCAGGAGAAGCAAGTGTATTTCAAACTGGTGGAGGTGGTTTCAATTATGAAAATTATGTACAAGCATCATTTTTATTACAAATGATGATTAATGGAATGGTGCCATCATTCACTGATGGTAGTATTAGTGAAATTGGATTTCAAAATAAAAATAAAGGGTATCAAACTGATGATTTATTCTTAAAGATAGAAGAAGGTAATACTACTAAAAGGATAATTTCTCAAATAAAATATAACATTCCTATTTCATCAAAGAATGAAGTCTTCTTAGAGGTAATTAATGCTTTTTGGAAGGATTTTAATAATGCTAGTCATTTCGATAGACAAAAAGATAAAATGTTTCTCATTAAATCTAGCCTAACTAATAATGATAAAAACCATATTGTTTATTTATGTCAAATTGCTTCTAAACAGAGTAATTCAAAAGATTTTTTTTCTGAAATTAATAGAACTAAAATAAAAAAAGAAGCTCTTGATATATTTGAAGAAAGTCTAAATCTAGCAAAAGGAGAAGCGGTTACTAAAGAAGAATTATTTCAGTTTTTAAAATGCTTTAATCTACTGGCGTATGACTTTACAACTGATGCAAGTACGGATGAAACTTATCTGCTTAACCTTATAAGGTTATCAAAATCAAAAGAAACGACAACTACTGCTAATGAAATTTGGAGTGTTCTTTTAAACGAAGTTGCCACATATAATAGAAATGGTGGGAGTATTACTAAAAAAGATTTAGGCAATTTTCAACCTTACACCTATTTTGATTTATCTATATCCAATGATGCGTATTCATCATTTAAAAAAATCCATCAAGACGGTCAATTACTTTTAAAACCATTTAAAAACACCATTGGAGGTTATCATATTGATAGAACTATAGTTAAAAAATCAATACTAGAATCAGTAAATCAATCAGATATTTCTATAATAACAGGATATCCTGGTGTTGGCAAATCATCAATTATAAAAGACATTTTAGGTGAAGAGTTGTCTGATACATCACCAATAATTTTTAAAGCAGACCAACTTAATAAATCATCCTTAGCTCAAGTATTTAGTGAAGTAGGAATAAACTATAGTTTAATCGATTTATTTAGTTTAATATCAACAACCCCTAACAAAATTATAGTAATCGATAGTGCAGAAAAACTATTAGAAGCTCAACCCGATTCTGCTTTTAAACAATTACTATCAATCATTTCTGAGAATAAAGGGATAAAACTTTTAATGACCTGTAGGTCTTATGCAGTTAATGTTATCAAACAGAAGTTTGGTATCAACTCAAAAAAAATAAATGTTGTAGAGATACCACTTTTGGATGATGATGAAATAGAGTCAGTCAAAAATGAATTTCCTCAATTAACTAATTTCCTTTTAAATGATAAGATAAGTGAAGTTTTAAAAAGCCCTAAATATCTTGATTTTACAATTTCAGCAATAAAAGAAAATGATAATATTTCAGATAATATTAACTATTCAGAGTTTAAGGAGATATTGTGGAATGAAGTTATCGAAAATTCAACTGTAACAAAAAATGGTCTTCCGAGGAAACGAGGTATTACTTTTAGTCACATTGCGGTAGGTAGAGCTATCAATATGAGATTGTTTTTTGAACCAGAAGATGATAAAATAAATTATGAGGCAATAGAACTTTTAGAGAGCGACAATATAATAGTTCGAAATAATAATAAATTTCAGTTTTCCCCATCACACGATATTTTAGAAGATTGGGCATTAGTAAAACACATTGCATCAATTGAAAACAAACTTTCTAACAAAGCGGAATTATTTAATAAACTTGGTAACCAACCAGCTCTAAGAAGAGCTTTTAGGTTATGGGTTGAAGAGTTACTTACTAATGACATAGATAAAGTAGCGAGCTTAATTACTTTGACTATAAATAACGAATCAATCCCAACATATTGGACTGACGAAATACTTACGGCCGTATTTAGGTCAGATGATTGCAGTTCTTTTTTTAAACATTTTTCTTCTAAATTATTGGAGAATGATTGTGAATTTTTAAATAGGTGTATTTTACTTATACGTACAACTTGTCGAGAATATAGTTTTAACAAAGAAAACTCAAATGATATTTTATTTCCTGTAGGCTCTTGTTGGGAAGAAGCTCTTAGTTTTTTATCTTCTAATATTTCTAGTATAATAAGTATCAGAAAATCTATAACAAATTTTTTACTGGATTGGGAATATAAATTTCTTTTTCAATTCAAGGTCTGTTCTAGTAGAGAAATAAAGGCAGCTAATGAAATAGTTTTTCATCACATAAAAGAAATTTATAATGAAAATGACCATTGGAGTTATTCTAGAAATGATTATCAACAAACAAGCTTGCTTTATATGCTCTTTGGCTTTGCGAATTATTGTAAAGATGAATTAGGCATATTTGTTGAAGAGTGTAGCTCAAATACAGACGAGTACGGAAGACTAAATGGTTTCAGTGAATTAGTAATTAAAAAGGCTTTAGGAGGTGTAAGAAATAGTTCATTGATTAAAGAACTACCAGATACATTAATTAAGATTGCGCATAAGCATTGGAAGCGCATACCACCTGAAAGTCTACCAAAGCGAGAAGGTCTCTTGGATTTTCATTTCCAGAGCGAAAAGAACGAGAAGATGCTTGGGGTATTACAAAAACAAGGTTTGATTTTTTTCCTTCTGGTATTTATAAAACTTTTGTGTATAATCTATTAAGGTTCCACCCATTAAAAGCAGTAGTTTTTATATGTGAGTTTACAAATTATATAACATTGTCATAT from Aquimarina sp. ERC-38 includes these protein-coding regions:
- a CDS encoding nucleotide pyrophosphohydrolase, producing MSEIKNLTDLLIKFRDDRDWKQFHNSKDLALAISIEASELNELFLWKSNEDVDKERLKEELADIISFVLLLAEKHNLDPSQIVKDKIKLNAQKYTVEKSKGSAKKYNQL
- a CDS encoding DNA/RNA helicase domain-containing protein; protein product: MIGKEAFKIEIHDFNISSIDALDNFYANNLWPVVYLLHDEIVKEAYVGETTDTIIRLKTHLKNSRKNSLKTFRLISSPSFNKSATLDIESLLIKYLFGDGQYKLLNANLGIANHNYYQKKEVYLSIFKNIWNRLRGEGVAKHSLSHIDNSDLFKYSPYKSLTNEQIEGLQVILDSLLNDTVRRTFIEGAAGTGKTILAIFLFKLLNSDSAEFNYRDFGNDEIIIRHKVEKLKDKLVLPKIALVVPMSSLRNTLKKVFKNIQGLKANMVIGPAELGKNKYDIIIVDESHRLRRRVNLGAYFGAFDKINAKLNLEKLKGNELDWVLLQSSKSILFYDDAQSIKPSDIPKDDFDALKSQKNTQIKYLRSQFRVKGGNSYVTFIDNLLNCKLKETNEIYTDKNYDFLLFDNIHSFVKEIKKRDKEVGLSRMIAGYSWKWISNKNGNLWDIIIEDVKLKWNSTNIDWINSPNAINEVGCIHTTQGYDLNYAGIIFGNEISYSKEKKEIFIKEKNYFDINGKQSISDPKILHAYILNIYKTLMLRGIKGTYLYACDENLREYLSSHVEQYELTETIIESSRLKMSGDHFENSIPYFDLQVAAGSFSELQKANLTRWIELPKYMRFSEDYFSCTVIGESMNKIIPNGSICLFKRYRGGSRNGKIVLAQSYEIQNDCFGAGYTVKEYSSIKKNNEQTWEHESITLRPRSFNNSFIPLQLAQHEMESFKIIGIFERILI
- a CDS encoding IS5 family transposase, giving the protein MQSKYNRLTTQQWEYMELFLPKKTRGHYKLRDIVDAILWQLRTGTQWRNLPDSFPKWQSVYYYFRKWQKDGTQERLNIELNKMERNRQGKEPTPSLLSIDSQSIKSGPFTSMSKGVDGNKKVNGRKRHVITDTLGLVWGVVVGAANEADGVVANKVVEPLLGYLDRMEKIVADHAYKTIFKRWAEENVIGLEVKISSTPPSTKGFVPLKWRWVTERTFGIFNFFRRLDKDYEKTKESQESWVLWQNCQIILNRIR
- a CDS encoding ATP-binding protein gives rise to the protein MAGEASVFQTGGGGFNYENYVQASFLLQMMINGMVPSFTDGSISEIGFQNKNKGYQTDDLFLKIEEGNTTKRIISQIKYNIPISSKNEVFLEVINAFWKDFNNASHFDRQKDKMFLIKSSLTNNDKNHIVYLCQIASKQSNSKDFFSEINRTKIKKEALDIFEESLNLAKGEAVTKEELFQFLKCFNLLAYDFTTDASTDETYLLNLIRLSKSKETTTTANEIWSVLLNEVATYNRNGGSITKKDLGNFQPYTYFDLSISNDAYSSFKKIHQDGQLLLKPFKNTIGGYHIDRTIVKKSILESVNQSDISIITGYPGVGKSSIIKDILGEELSDTSPIIFKADQLNKSSLAQVFSEVGINYSLIDLFSLISTTPNKIIVIDSAEKLLEAQPDSAFKQLLSIISENKGIKLLMTCRSYAVNVIKQKFGINSKKINVVEIPLLDDDEIESVKNEFPQLTNFLLNDKISEVLKSPKYLDFTISAIKENDNISDNINYSEFKEILWNEVIENSTVTKNGLPRKRGITFSHIAVGRAINMRLFFEPEDDKINYEAIELLESDNIIVRNNNKFQFSPSHDILEDWALVKHIASIENKLSNKAELFNKLGNQPALRRAFRLWVEELLTNDIDKVASLITLTINNESIPTYWTDEILTAVFRSDDCSSFFKHFSSKLLENDCEFLNRCILLIRTTCREYSFNKENSNDILFPVGSCWEEALSFLSSNISSIISIRKSITNFLLDWEYKFLFQFKVCSSREIKAANEIVFHHIKEIYNENDHWSYSRNDYQQTSLLYMLFGFANYCKDELGIFVEECSSNTDEYGRLNGFSELVIKKALGGVRNSSLIKELPDTLIKIAHKHWKRIPPESLPKREGLLDFHFQSEKNEKMLGVLQKQGLIFFLLVFIKLLCIIY